A single genomic interval of Coregonus clupeaformis isolate EN_2021a unplaced genomic scaffold, ASM2061545v1 scaf5371, whole genome shotgun sequence harbors:
- the LOC123490895 gene encoding large neutral amino acids transporter small subunit 3-like, which yields MFGSLSSTIMSLMIGSYASSAVTFPGVKLIYDADVSFRVIMWVWSGLAGLVFLNCFLNWPVEAFPTPDEVDYSKKLALTYVSGDHKGVGERLSQKNGSLNGDLNHSPEKLPADTQNVIPFRRSVFSPIFLWSLVTMGMTQLRIIFFMGAMNKMLEFLVTHGDPHASEELIVEAKEKVSFYSSIFGTLQLLCLVTCPVIGYIMDWRMKECVAETEKRPADGPTRDKKIQKITNAMRAFIFTNLLLLMFGVCCLIDNLQLQILTFILHTMVRGFIHSCCGGLYAAV from the exons ATGTTTGGCAGTCTGAGCTCCACAATCATGTCTCTGATGATTGGCTCCTACGCTTCCTCAGCTGTCACCTTCCCTGGAGTCAAG CTGATCTATGATGCGGATGTGTCGTTCCGGGTGATCATGTGGGTGTGGTCGGGTCTAGCAGGCTTAGTCTTCCTCAACTGTTTCCTCAACTGGCCAGTGGAGGCCTTCCCCACACCTGACGAGGTCGACTACAG TAAGAAGTTAGCGCTGACTTATGTGTCTGGGGACCATAAGGGTGTGGGAGAGAGGTTGAGTCAGAAGAATGGAAGCCTGAACGGAGACCTGAACCACTCCCCTGAGAAACTCCCAGCTGACACACAGA aTGTCATTCCATTCCGTAGGTCGGTGTTCTCGCCCATCTTCCTATGGAGTCTGGTTACCATGGGGATGACCCAGCTCAGGATCATTTTCTTTATGGGCGCCATGAACAAGATGCTGGAGTTTCTCGTCACCCACGGCGACCCTCACG CTTCTGAGGAGTTGATCGTCGAGGCAAAGGAGAAAG tgaGTTTCTACTCGTCCATCTTTGGCACCCTGCAACTGCTCTGCCTGGTCACCTGTCCTGTGATTGGCTACATCATGGACTGGAGGATGAAGGAGTGTGtggcagagacagagaagag ACCAGCAGACGGGCCGACGAGagacaaaaagatccagaaaatcaccaATGCCATGAGAGCCTTCATCTTCACCAACCTGCTACTGCTGATGTTCGGAGTGTGCTGTCTGATAGACAACCTGCAacttcag ATCCTGACCTTCATCCTCCACACCATGGTCAGAGGTTTCATCCACTCCTGCTGTGGAGGCCTGTATGCTGCTGTGTAA